The following proteins are encoded in a genomic region of Selenomonadales bacterium 4137-cl:
- the nifJ gene encoding pyruvate:ferredoxin (flavodoxin) oxidoreductase, whose protein sequence is MAKMKTMDGNCAAAHVAYAFTEVATIYPITPSSTMAEYVDSWAAEGRKNIFGQTVKVVEMQSEAGAAGATHGSLQGGALTTTFTASQGLLLMIPNMYKMAGELLPGVLHVSARAVAASALSIFGDHQDVMATRQTGFALLAESSVQQVMDLAAVAHLAAIEGRVPFVNFFDGFRTSHEIQKVETWDYDDLAKLIDRDALAGFRQRALNPSRPCIRGTAQNPDIYFQGRESANEYYQALPAIVEKYMAKVKEVTGREYHLFDYYGAPDADRMIVAMGSACETIEETIDKLLAQGEKVGLLTVHLYRPFSIEHFMKYIPKTVTKIAVLDRTKEPGSAGEPLYLDVKNAFYGKAWQPVIVGGRYGLGSKDVVPAQIVAVFENLKAAQPKDSFTIGIVDDVTGTSLPLGADIDTTPAGTRACKFWGLGSDGTVGANKMAIKIIGDKTDLYAQGYFAYDSKKSGGITVSHLRFGKKPIKSPYLINKADFIACHNQSYVAKYDVIAGLKPGGTFLLNCIWDDKELDAQLPAAIKRYIAVNNIKFYTINAVKIARDIGLGGRINMIMQSAFFKLADIIPVEDAVKYLKDSVTDEYGSKGDKIVNMNFAAIDQGISAMVKIDVPAAWKDAKDAVAAAKAVPEFISKVVIPVNRTEGDSLSVGVIKEMGMVDGTFPSGTSAYEKRGIAVDVPEWQLDKCIQCNQCAFVCPHACIRPVLANDDEVKSAPAGFTVKPATGAAGLHFRIAVSPLDCTGCGNCAQVCPAKEKALVMQPLDSQLPQQDLWDYAMSLSAKPNPMNKETVKGSQFETPYLQFSGACAGCLETAYARLVTQLFGDRMMIANATGCSSIWGASAPSMPYCADKNGFGPAWANSLFEDNAEYGLGMYTAVKQIRERLAGKVAAAIAVASGDVKAALQEWLDKKDIGAGTRERADKLAAALEAAKGANPLYAELLEYQDSFVKRSQWIFGGDGWAYDIGYGGLDHVLASGEDVNVFVFDTEVYSNTGGQSSKATPTAAIAQFAASGKRTKKKDLGMMAMSYGYVYVAQVCMGADRAQTLKAIAEAEAYPGPSLIIGYSPCINHGLKIGMGHSQLECKRAVEAGYWANYRYNPALKEMGKNPFSLDSKAPTADFTEFLMGEVRYAALKQEFPDVADQLFAKTAKDAAERLDSYRRLAKSCDEAVAEAAAAKEGK, encoded by the coding sequence ATGGCTAAAATGAAAACCATGGACGGAAACTGCGCGGCGGCGCACGTGGCGTACGCGTTCACGGAAGTCGCGACCATCTACCCCATCACCCCCTCGTCCACCATGGCCGAGTACGTCGACTCCTGGGCGGCGGAAGGCCGCAAAAACATCTTCGGCCAGACTGTCAAAGTCGTCGAGATGCAGTCCGAGGCCGGCGCCGCCGGCGCCACCCACGGCTCGCTCCAGGGCGGCGCCCTCACCACCACCTTCACCGCCTCCCAGGGCCTCCTCCTCATGATCCCCAACATGTACAAAATGGCCGGCGAGCTCCTGCCCGGCGTGCTCCACGTCAGCGCCCGCGCCGTAGCCGCCTCGGCCCTAAGCATCTTCGGCGACCACCAGGACGTTATGGCCACCCGCCAGACCGGCTTCGCTCTCCTGGCCGAAAGCAGCGTCCAACAGGTCATGGACCTGGCCGCTGTCGCCCACCTCGCCGCCATAGAAGGCCGCGTCCCCTTCGTCAACTTCTTCGACGGCTTCCGCACCTCGCACGAAATCCAAAAAGTCGAGACCTGGGACTACGACGACCTCGCCAAGCTCATCGACCGCGACGCCCTCGCCGGCTTCCGGCAGCGGGCCCTCAACCCTAGCCGCCCCTGCATCCGCGGCACCGCCCAGAACCCCGACATCTACTTCCAGGGCCGCGAATCCGCCAACGAATACTACCAGGCCCTGCCGGCCATCGTCGAAAAATACATGGCCAAAGTCAAGGAAGTCACCGGCCGCGAATACCACCTCTTCGACTACTACGGCGCCCCCGACGCCGACCGCATGATCGTCGCCATGGGCTCGGCCTGCGAAACCATCGAGGAAACCATCGACAAACTCCTGGCCCAGGGCGAGAAGGTCGGCCTGCTCACCGTCCACCTCTACCGGCCGTTCTCCATCGAACACTTCATGAAATACATCCCCAAAACCGTTACCAAGATCGCCGTCCTTGACCGCACCAAAGAACCGGGCAGCGCCGGCGAACCTCTCTACCTCGACGTCAAGAACGCCTTCTACGGCAAAGCCTGGCAGCCCGTCATCGTCGGCGGTCGCTACGGCCTCGGCTCCAAGGACGTCGTCCCGGCGCAGATCGTCGCCGTCTTCGAAAACCTCAAGGCCGCCCAGCCCAAGGACAGCTTCACCATCGGCATCGTCGACGACGTCACCGGCACCTCGCTGCCGCTCGGCGCCGACATCGACACCACCCCGGCCGGCACCCGCGCCTGCAAATTCTGGGGCCTCGGCTCCGACGGCACCGTCGGCGCCAACAAAATGGCCATCAAAATCATCGGCGACAAGACCGACCTCTACGCCCAGGGCTACTTCGCCTACGACTCCAAAAAATCGGGCGGCATCACCGTCTCCCACCTCAGGTTCGGCAAAAAGCCGATCAAATCGCCCTACCTCATCAACAAGGCCGACTTCATCGCCTGCCACAACCAGTCCTATGTAGCCAAATACGACGTCATCGCCGGCCTCAAGCCCGGCGGCACCTTCCTCCTCAACTGCATCTGGGACGACAAAGAGCTCGACGCCCAACTGCCGGCGGCCATCAAACGCTACATCGCCGTCAACAACATAAAATTTTACACCATCAACGCCGTCAAAATAGCCCGCGACATCGGCCTCGGCGGCCGCATCAACATGATCATGCAGTCCGCCTTCTTCAAACTCGCCGACATCATCCCCGTCGAAGACGCCGTCAAATACCTCAAAGACTCCGTCACCGACGAATACGGCAGCAAAGGCGACAAGATCGTCAACATGAACTTCGCCGCCATCGACCAGGGCATCAGCGCCATGGTCAAAATCGACGTCCCCGCCGCCTGGAAAGACGCCAAGGACGCCGTCGCCGCCGCCAAAGCCGTCCCCGAATTCATCAGCAAAGTCGTCATCCCCGTCAACCGCACCGAAGGCGACAGCCTCTCGGTCGGCGTCATCAAAGAGATGGGCATGGTCGATGGCACCTTCCCCAGCGGCACCTCCGCCTACGAAAAACGCGGCATCGCCGTCGACGTCCCCGAATGGCAGCTCGACAAATGCATCCAGTGCAACCAGTGCGCCTTCGTCTGCCCGCACGCCTGCATCAGGCCGGTGTTGGCGAACGACGACGAAGTAAAGAGCGCCCCCGCGGGCTTCACCGTCAAACCGGCCACCGGAGCCGCCGGCCTCCACTTCCGCATAGCCGTCTCGCCGCTCGACTGCACCGGCTGCGGCAACTGCGCCCAGGTCTGCCCCGCCAAGGAAAAGGCCCTCGTCATGCAGCCGCTCGACAGCCAGCTGCCCCAGCAGGACCTGTGGGACTACGCCATGAGCCTGTCTGCCAAGCCCAACCCTATGAACAAAGAAACCGTCAAAGGCAGCCAGTTCGAAACCCCCTACCTCCAGTTCTCCGGCGCCTGCGCCGGCTGCCTTGAGACCGCCTACGCCCGCCTCGTCACCCAACTGTTCGGCGACCGCATGATGATCGCCAACGCCACCGGCTGCTCCTCCATCTGGGGCGCGTCCGCGCCGTCCATGCCCTACTGCGCCGACAAGAACGGCTTCGGCCCCGCCTGGGCCAACTCCCTCTTCGAGGACAACGCCGAATACGGCCTCGGCATGTACACCGCCGTCAAACAGATCCGTGAGCGCCTGGCCGGCAAAGTCGCCGCAGCCATCGCCGTTGCCAGCGGCGACGTCAAAGCCGCCCTCCAGGAATGGCTCGACAAAAAAGACATCGGCGCCGGCACCCGCGAGCGCGCCGACAAGCTCGCCGCCGCCCTCGAAGCCGCCAAAGGCGCAAATCCGCTCTACGCCGAGCTCCTCGAATATCAAGACTCCTTCGTCAAGCGCTCCCAGTGGATCTTCGGCGGCGACGGCTGGGCCTACGACATCGGTTACGGCGGCCTCGACCACGTCCTCGCCTCCGGCGAAGACGTCAACGTCTTCGTCTTCGACACCGAAGTCTACTCCAACACCGGCGGCCAGTCCTCCAAAGCCACGCCCACCGCGGCCATCGCCCAGTTCGCCGCCAGCGGCAAGCGCACCAAGAAAAAAGACCTCGGCATGATGGCCATGAGCTACGGCTACGTCTACGTCGCCCAGGTCTGCATGGGCGCCGACCGTGCCCAGACCCTCAAAGCCATTGCCGAAGCCGAAGCCTACCCCGGCCCGTCGCTCATCATCGGCTACTCGCCGTGCATCAACCACGGCCTCAAGATCGGCATGGGACACAGCCAGCTTGAGTGCAAACGCGCCGTCGAAGCCGGCTACTGGGCCAACTACCGCTACAACCCCGCCCTCAAGGAAATGGGCAAAAACCCCTTCAGCCTCGACTCCAAGGCGCCTACCGCCGACTTCACCGAATTCCTCATGGGCGAGGTCCGCTACGCCGCCCTCAAGCAGGAATTCCCCGACGTCGCCGACCAGCTGTTCGCTAAGACGGCCAAAGACGCCGCCGAAAGGCTCGACAGCTACCGCCGTCTGGCCAAGTCCTGCGACGAAGCCGTCGCCGAAGCCGCCGCCGCAAAGGAAGGCAAATAA
- a CDS encoding AAA family ATPase, with the protein MEALECGHYLRSIKLLRGEIASFDHYPFSLPVIRNLDCLAFHPRVTFIIGENGTGKSTLLEAIAVAWGFNPEGGTRNFNFATRSSHSQLHQHIRLIRGAKRPRDGFFLRAESFYNLATQIEELGVGDSYGGRSLHEQSHGEAFFATFMNKFRGSGLYILDEPEAALSPMRQMAMIARIHDLVRQHCQFIIATHSPIIIGYPDAAILQITEDSIDTVEYENTEHYIVTKEFINNRKKLLPILLE; encoded by the coding sequence ATGGAAGCGCTTGAATGCGGGCACTACCTGCGCTCGATAAAACTACTGCGCGGGGAAATAGCGTCGTTCGATCACTATCCCTTTTCCCTGCCCGTCATCCGCAACCTGGATTGTCTGGCGTTTCACCCGCGGGTCACCTTCATCATCGGCGAAAACGGCACCGGCAAATCGACACTGCTGGAAGCGATTGCCGTCGCCTGGGGCTTCAACCCCGAAGGCGGCACGCGCAACTTCAACTTCGCCACGCGCAGTTCCCATTCCCAACTGCATCAGCACATCCGGCTGATTCGCGGGGCGAAAAGACCCCGGGACGGCTTCTTTCTGCGGGCGGAAAGCTTCTACAACCTGGCGACGCAGATAGAAGAACTCGGCGTCGGAGATTCTTACGGCGGCAGGTCGCTGCACGAGCAATCCCACGGAGAAGCGTTTTTTGCCACTTTCATGAACAAATTCAGGGGCAGCGGGCTCTACATTCTCGACGAGCCCGAAGCCGCCCTGTCTCCCATGCGCCAAATGGCGATGATCGCAAGAATCCATGATCTGGTGCGGCAGCACTGCCAGTTCATCATCGCCACCCACTCGCCTATTATTATCGGCTATCCGGACGCGGCCATCCTGCAAATAACCGAAGACAGCATCGACACCGTCGAATACGAAAACACCGAACACTATATTGTAACGAAAGAGTTCATCAACAACCGCAAAAAACTCCTGCCGATACTGCTGGAATAA
- a CDS encoding methyl-accepting chemotaxis protein: MFNIFKKSAPCEEALCILKNVEDRISGKQADPVRVDYPIHQRVLSNFDKLLASEAKMAEACKKMLGTVSALSEFDVRMTHSSYSLMNFAKEMALLSESNLAIVEEITASMNTVNDTISQTSQKMQHLSSASQALIAKNDESIVQIGEINALKENVVADTTLMREQIGQLVEMATRVNDIVDGVAAIAEQTNLLALNASIEAARAGEHGRGFAVVAEEIRKLADSTKTNLNDMRGFVQNIQQAAQGGRESLGNTLSSTSSMNEKLDNISATVAENVVMLKTAVKDVEDISALMVNVKESAQQVNQAMTMSAQDAEKLHGMTQAIHDDAAQSAANAKQISKIDEDLSGIVRDMVSSLNGGIHAISNEELVANLVKAKEAHANWMRNLKKIADEMKTYPLQTNSKRCAFGHFYHAITIDHPDVLREWAAIDAVHNDMHGMGDKVIAAVEAGDAAGAQSQYAQAEELSRQIEARIDAAIRVIEGKARAGEAVLRYA; encoded by the coding sequence ATGTTCAACATTTTCAAAAAAAGCGCGCCCTGCGAGGAAGCTCTGTGCATCCTCAAAAACGTCGAGGACAGGATAAGCGGCAAACAGGCCGACCCTGTCCGGGTCGATTACCCCATCCACCAGCGCGTCCTCAGCAACTTCGATAAACTGTTGGCCAGCGAAGCCAAGATGGCCGAAGCCTGCAAAAAAATGCTCGGCACCGTCTCCGCGCTCAGCGAATTCGACGTCAGGATGACCCACTCGTCCTACAGCCTCATGAACTTCGCCAAGGAAATGGCCCTCCTCAGCGAATCCAACCTCGCCATCGTCGAGGAAATCACCGCCAGCATGAACACCGTCAACGACACCATCTCCCAGACCTCCCAGAAAATGCAGCACCTGTCCTCAGCCTCCCAGGCCCTCATCGCCAAAAACGACGAAAGCATCGTCCAGATCGGCGAGATCAACGCCCTCAAGGAAAACGTCGTCGCCGACACCACCCTCATGCGCGAGCAGATCGGCCAACTCGTCGAAATGGCCACCCGGGTCAACGACATTGTCGACGGCGTCGCCGCCATCGCCGAGCAGACCAACCTGCTGGCCCTCAACGCTTCCATCGAAGCGGCGCGGGCCGGCGAGCACGGTCGCGGCTTCGCGGTCGTCGCCGAGGAAATCCGCAAACTCGCCGACAGCACCAAAACCAACCTCAACGACATGCGCGGCTTCGTCCAAAACATCCAGCAGGCCGCCCAGGGAGGGCGGGAGAGCCTCGGCAACACCCTCAGCTCCACCAGCTCCATGAACGAAAAACTCGACAACATCTCGGCCACCGTCGCCGAAAACGTCGTCATGCTCAAAACAGCCGTCAAAGACGTCGAAGACATCTCCGCCCTGATGGTCAACGTTAAGGAATCGGCCCAGCAGGTCAACCAGGCCATGACAATGTCCGCGCAGGACGCCGAAAAGCTCCACGGCATGACCCAGGCCATCCACGACGACGCCGCCCAGAGCGCCGCCAACGCCAAGCAGATATCCAAGATCGACGAAGACCTCAGCGGCATCGTCCGCGACATGGTCTCATCCCTCAACGGCGGCATCCACGCCATCTCCAACGAGGAACTCGTCGCCAACCTCGTCAAAGCCAAGGAAGCCCACGCCAACTGGATGCGCAACCTCAAAAAAATCGCCGACGAGATGAAAACCTACCCCCTCCAGACCAACTCCAAGCGGTGTGCCTTCGGCCACTTCTACCACGCCATCACCATCGACCACCCCGACGTCCTCCGCGAATGGGCCGCCATCGACGCCGTCCACAACGACATGCACGGCATGGGCGATAAGGTGATCGCCGCCGTCGAAGCCGGCGATGCGGCCGGAGCGCAGAGCCAGTACGCGCAGGCCGAGGAGCTTTCCCGCCAGATCGAGGCGCGGATCGACGCCGCCATCCGCGTCATCGAAGGCAAGGCCCGGGCTGGCGAAGCCGTCCTCCGTTACGCCTGA
- a CDS encoding alpha/beta hydrolase, which yields MGFYVKVEPGVRLYVEELNPEGREAILFLHGWPASHRMFEYQFDELFRLGYRCIGVDCRGFGKADKPAGGYDYDRQADDILAVVQALRLENATLLGHSTGGAIAVRYMARHGCGFARLALCAAAAPSLIRRPYFPHGLEREAVEKIIAGTLADRPAMLRDFGDMFFFQYKTQPLMEWFFQMGLEAAGWATAAVAQVWLDEERLFADLGEIRVPTLIMHGIHDRVCHFPLGVAQHEGIACSRLVPFKYSGHGLFYDEREKFNAELARFAAGR from the coding sequence ATGGGGTTTTATGTAAAAGTTGAACCGGGTGTGAGGCTGTATGTGGAGGAGCTCAACCCGGAGGGCCGGGAGGCGATTTTGTTCCTGCACGGCTGGCCGGCGAGCCACAGGATGTTCGAGTATCAGTTCGACGAGCTTTTCCGGCTGGGGTACCGCTGCATCGGCGTGGACTGCCGCGGGTTCGGCAAAGCGGACAAACCCGCCGGCGGTTACGATTATGACCGCCAGGCGGACGATATTCTGGCGGTGGTGCAGGCGCTTCGCCTGGAAAACGCGACTCTCTTAGGCCATTCGACGGGCGGGGCGATCGCCGTCCGCTATATGGCCCGCCACGGGTGCGGCTTCGCCAGGCTGGCCCTGTGCGCGGCCGCCGCCCCCAGCCTCATCCGGCGGCCCTATTTCCCTCACGGCCTGGAGCGGGAGGCTGTGGAGAAGATCATCGCCGGGACGCTTGCCGACCGCCCGGCGATGCTGAGGGATTTCGGCGATATGTTCTTTTTCCAGTATAAGACCCAGCCGCTGATGGAGTGGTTTTTCCAGATGGGGCTGGAGGCGGCGGGCTGGGCGACGGCGGCGGTGGCGCAGGTGTGGCTGGACGAGGAGCGGCTTTTTGCCGATCTCGGCGAGATCCGCGTGCCCACGCTGATCATGCACGGCATCCACGACAGGGTGTGTCACTTTCCGCTGGGCGTGGCCCAACACGAGGGCATCGCCTGCTCAAGGCTGGTGCCGTTTAAGTACAGCGGCCACGGCCTGTTTTACGACGAGCGCGAGAAGTTCAACGCGGAGCTGGCGCGGTTCGCGGCCGGGCGTTAA
- a CDS encoding molybdenum cofactor biosynthesis protein MoaE has translation MKKLAPSIDEWLKEAKAHPSAARVGMYLVHNGVVRQTPKAQVRQGIDDGSQVTGMEFAYDAAKVDAAVAETYKMAGIFYIKVWLNEGRLDLGDDIMYILIGGDIRPHVVDALQTLVEKIKTECVTEIEQKH, from the coding sequence ATGAAAAAACTCGCACCATCCATCGACGAATGGCTCAAAGAAGCGAAAGCCCATCCGTCGGCCGCAAGGGTAGGCATGTATCTCGTCCATAACGGCGTCGTCCGCCAAACGCCCAAGGCCCAGGTCCGCCAGGGCATCGACGACGGCTCGCAGGTCACGGGAATGGAGTTCGCCTACGACGCAGCGAAAGTCGACGCCGCGGTCGCGGAAACCTATAAAATGGCGGGCATCTTCTACATCAAGGTCTGGCTCAACGAAGGCCGGCTCGACCTCGGCGACGACATAATGTACATTCTGATCGGCGGCGACATCCGGCCGCATGTCGTCGACGCGCTGCAGACCCTCGTCGAAAAAATCAAAACCGAATGCGTCACCGAAATCGAGCAGAAACATTAG
- a CDS encoding ferritin-like domain-containing protein, translating to MPKSTCYPAKAGYGCSPSSCKPDMDECPNHPDLYLLRDAAADERGAIADYLTCAAETCLDELFLDVAEDEMQHYVETMRLISLFDPVQAAMLKEEDLGFLVMKRPKPKWTASKKAQEEADVEVVPPNKKDLPAIRCITKAIQDELHAINKYQRYMNEAEEDRVKAHFCMLMNDEKEHVAEFSAALFKLTHEPLPEETD from the coding sequence GTGCCTAAATCCACCTGTTACCCGGCCAAAGCCGGATATGGCTGCTCGCCGTCGTCCTGCAAGCCGGACATGGATGAATGCCCCAATCATCCTGACCTTTATTTGCTTAGAGATGCGGCCGCGGACGAGCGCGGGGCGATTGCCGACTATCTGACCTGTGCCGCGGAGACGTGCCTGGACGAACTTTTTCTTGATGTCGCCGAAGATGAGATGCAGCATTATGTCGAAACAATGCGGCTGATTTCGCTGTTTGATCCCGTGCAGGCGGCAATGCTTAAGGAGGAAGACCTCGGCTTCTTAGTGATGAAACGCCCGAAGCCAAAATGGACTGCGAGTAAAAAGGCCCAGGAAGAAGCGGATGTGGAGGTCGTACCGCCGAATAAGAAGGATCTTCCGGCGATACGCTGCATTACGAAAGCCATTCAGGACGAACTGCACGCGATCAATAAGTATCAGCGCTACATGAACGAGGCCGAGGAGGACCGGGTAAAAGCTCACTTTTGCATGCTTATGAATGACGAGAAGGAGCATGTGGCGGAGTTTTCGGCGGCGTTATTCAAGCTGACGCACGAACCGCTGCCGGAAGAAACCGACTAA
- a CDS encoding methyl-accepting chemotaxis protein codes for MQDSDRDILNQYIYVLSRLSDIVPADYGVTVADCTTCLFYKPAKNLDLKAPVGQSLRDGSAIKRAIDEKRRIFTKIDKSVRGIPYIALANPLYNDDNQVIGAVTITQSVELYDSFKEMATTLTGAISSLAATSEKIAAQSEEIAAVSQTLTTSTKESQQSAQETDKVLGLIKNIASQTNLLGLNAAIEAARVGEQGRGFGVVAEEIRKLAAGSTDSIKQVENIIKEIKETSTSSYQHAAHIEGTIAQIAGAIELIASSIQQISVMAEKLDHTAEGFIDS; via the coding sequence ATGCAAGACAGCGACAGGGACATACTGAATCAATATATCTATGTACTATCGCGTCTGTCCGATATAGTTCCGGCAGACTACGGCGTGACGGTCGCGGACTGCACGACCTGCCTTTTCTACAAGCCGGCGAAAAACCTTGATCTCAAGGCCCCGGTAGGGCAGTCGCTAAGGGACGGGAGCGCGATCAAAAGGGCTATCGATGAAAAGCGGCGCATATTTACCAAAATCGATAAATCGGTCAGAGGCATCCCTTACATCGCGCTGGCCAACCCTCTGTACAATGACGACAACCAAGTCATCGGCGCCGTTACCATTACCCAGTCGGTCGAGCTATACGACAGCTTTAAAGAAATGGCGACGACGCTGACCGGGGCGATAAGCTCGCTGGCGGCGACCAGCGAAAAGATCGCGGCGCAAAGCGAGGAAATAGCGGCCGTCAGCCAAACCCTGACAACCTCCACCAAAGAATCCCAGCAAAGTGCCCAGGAAACGGACAAAGTGCTCGGCCTGATAAAAAACATAGCGTCGCAAACAAACCTGTTGGGCTTAAATGCGGCGATCGAAGCGGCGCGGGTTGGTGAACAAGGCCGGGGCTTCGGCGTGGTTGCCGAAGAAATCCGCAAGCTCGCTGCCGGCAGCACCGATTCGATCAAGCAAGTCGAGAACATCATCAAAGAAATTAAAGAAACAAGCACGTCATCATATCAGCACGCGGCGCATATTGAAGGAACGATAGCCCAGATCGCGGGCGCCATCGAGCTTATCGCCTCCTCCATCCAGCAGATAAGCGTGATGGCCGAAAAACTGGATCATACCGCCGAAGGCTTCATCGACAGTTGA
- a CDS encoding GGDEF domain-containing protein has product MALNSGYYPNFIVAHKLVDTLGFALSPLVPICAVSYVYKRTNKYKKVNSKAFWLAIPFFVNGIISVGSFSFDWIFSITPENVYVRGPLFFVSPLTYYFYYTVNLAVLCAARKKFSKEELLILGMLTIIPAVMSVFQLYYFIFLTIWNSTAIAVIINYIFIIHSQTKIDPLTGLRNRVAYNEYIEGLRGKRNIVLSVVTIDLDDFKSINDTHGHHEGDKVLRIFAGQLEDIFEGKGVPIRLGGDEFVVLLDENQRAVVETYIKILNDKINAYNLRSELPYRIKFSYGLTVFDDRYNSVDELIRHSDKLMYIEKQRRIDGDN; this is encoded by the coding sequence GTGGCGTTAAATTCCGGTTATTATCCCAATTTTATTGTTGCCCATAAGCTGGTTGATACATTAGGGTTTGCATTGTCGCCGTTAGTACCTATTTGTGCCGTGTCATACGTATATAAGAGAACGAACAAATATAAAAAAGTGAATAGCAAAGCTTTTTGGCTGGCTATCCCGTTCTTTGTAAATGGCATCATATCAGTTGGCAGCTTTAGTTTTGACTGGATATTCAGCATAACTCCTGAAAACGTGTACGTTCGGGGGCCGCTGTTCTTTGTTTCACCGCTAACCTATTACTTTTATTACACAGTAAACTTAGCGGTCTTATGTGCTGCCCGCAAGAAGTTTAGCAAGGAAGAGCTGCTTATACTCGGCATGCTCACGATAATTCCTGCGGTGATGTCTGTCTTTCAGTTGTATTACTTTATTTTTTTGACCATCTGGAATAGCACGGCCATTGCCGTGATAATTAACTATATTTTTATTATCCACAGTCAGACGAAGATTGACCCGTTAACGGGCCTGAGGAACCGTGTCGCGTATAACGAATACATTGAAGGTTTGCGAGGGAAAAGAAATATAGTTTTATCGGTAGTGACTATCGACCTGGACGACTTCAAAAGCATTAATGATACCCATGGTCATCACGAGGGAGATAAAGTATTGCGGATATTCGCCGGGCAGTTAGAAGACATATTTGAAGGGAAAGGAGTTCCCATCCGCTTGGGTGGTGATGAGTTTGTCGTCTTGCTCGACGAGAACCAAAGAGCTGTGGTAGAGACGTATATAAAAATACTGAACGATAAGATCAATGCTTATAATTTGCGAAGCGAACTGCCTTATCGGATTAAATTCAGCTATGGCCTGACGGTATTTGACGACAGGTATAACAGCGTGGATGAGCTTATCCGTCACAGCGACAAGCTTATGTATATAGAAAAGCAGCGAAGAATCGACGGGGATAATTAA
- a CDS encoding helix-turn-helix domain-containing protein, whose protein sequence is MLSFGRVTVRLTAVVLCLAIVFSSGVAQAFSFSTTTSRAVNHAYIPAGTIVPCELITPLNSGRNYQGERVLFKTTGAVQVNSVTVIPIGAAGEAIVSEVKKAGAFGKGGKIAITTRSVKAVNGVDVPVAFNLEKSGGGEGGWVIPAFLVISIFAGFVRGKNQDLPAGTRFSVAVESDYDLGCEPDQLAEVMIDPNSRKTAVAPAAPQKAAVPDIMTVDQAAAYLQVSPETVHYLINEGKLRAIKVGDGYRIKKSDIDNM, encoded by the coding sequence TTGTTGTCTTTCGGTCGTGTCACCGTCCGGCTTACCGCGGTCGTCCTCTGCTTGGCTATCGTCTTTTCCTCCGGTGTCGCCCAGGCGTTCAGCTTTTCGACAACAACCTCCCGCGCCGTCAATCACGCCTACATACCCGCCGGCACAATCGTCCCCTGCGAGCTTATCACGCCCCTCAACTCGGGCCGCAACTACCAGGGCGAGCGGGTGCTGTTCAAAACGACCGGCGCCGTCCAGGTCAACAGCGTCACGGTCATCCCCATCGGCGCCGCCGGGGAAGCGATTGTCTCCGAGGTCAAAAAGGCCGGGGCCTTTGGGAAGGGCGGCAAGATCGCGATAACGACCCGCTCCGTCAAGGCTGTCAACGGCGTCGATGTTCCGGTGGCCTTCAACCTTGAAAAAAGCGGCGGGGGAGAAGGCGGCTGGGTAATTCCGGCCTTCCTCGTGATATCGATCTTTGCCGGCTTTGTCCGGGGCAAGAACCAGGACCTTCCCGCCGGCACGAGGTTCAGCGTCGCGGTGGAGAGCGATTACGACCTGGGCTGCGAGCCCGATCAACTGGCGGAAGTGATGATCGACCCCAACAGCAGGAAAACGGCCGTCGCGCCGGCAGCCCCCCAGAAAGCCGCCGTGCCCGACATCATGACAGTCGACCAAGCCGCCGCCTACCTTCAGGTATCGCCCGAAACGGTGCACTACCTCATCAACGAGGGCAAACTGAGGGCCATCAAAGTCGGCGACGGCTACCGCATCAAGAAAAGCGACATCGACAACATGTGA
- a CDS encoding EamA family transporter, translated as MDHLWLVFALLSAGTAALVAIFGKIGLQGIDANTATAVRAVIMALFLVGVVAFQGTLKDIPAIIADRKAITFIALSGVAGATSWLFYFLALKYGNVSQVAPVDKLSVVMATVIAVLFLGEKVSLLGGAGVVLIALGAILVALG; from the coding sequence TTGGATCATCTTTGGCTTGTTTTCGCGCTGTTGTCGGCGGGGACGGCGGCGTTGGTGGCGATTTTCGGCAAGATAGGGTTGCAGGGTATCGACGCCAATACGGCGACCGCGGTGCGGGCGGTTATCATGGCTTTGTTCCTGGTCGGCGTTGTGGCTTTCCAGGGGACGCTGAAGGACATCCCGGCCATCATCGCCGACCGGAAGGCGATTACGTTCATCGCCCTGAGCGGTGTGGCGGGGGCGACGTCGTGGCTGTTCTACTTCCTCGCCCTCAAGTACGGCAACGTCTCCCAGGTCGCCCCCGTCGACAAGCTCAGCGTCGTCATGGCCACCGTCATCGCCGTCCTCTTCCTCGGCGAAAAAGTCAGCCTCCTCGGCGGCGCTGGCGTCGTCCTCATCGCCCTCGGCGCCATCCTCGTCGCCCTCGGCTGA